In Falco rusticolus isolate bFalRus1 chromosome 7, bFalRus1.pri, whole genome shotgun sequence, the DNA window CCAATTAGTAGCATTCACATTCATAgtagaaataaatattgaagCACACCTATGAAAGGGCTTTGCTCAGACAAGGGCAAAAGACACATCTTCCTGAGGAAGAGGATCCCTTATTCTAGAAGTATCGAGTGTCATTAAAACTTTCTGTGAAGGTCAGGATAACTTGACCATGTTCTTTTGATACAGTATTCATAAAACCGTAACTCTTAAGCAACTACAGGAAGAATTGGATGAATCATTCCTTATATGTTGCTCTTCAACTAGAGAGAACTTGTGAAGGAGGGAGGCAAGTGTGCCTGTTTACCTCAACAGCAGCCTTTggaaagcactgcagagctCACCCTGGGAGTTTTTGAATAGTTGTATGCTAATGCTGTTGTAAAGGGAGAGAGATCTTGTCCTAATTGCAGCAGCGTAAAGATTACTCATttggaaaaataccttttagGTGGAGTGCATGAttaaggggaggggaagagagtACATGCAGAAATTTGGCCTCCTGTGGGACTGGGGAATTTCAGATGCAGATGTGTGGGTGTCTGCATGGCTGAGGGCCTGCCAGGGgggccagctgtgctgggcGGAGGAGGGAACTGCACCTGCATGGCCCAGGGCGTGAGCAGCCGGGCTGTGAAGTCAGGTCcaagccctgctgtgctgggagaaggGATCAGCTGGGGGGCCAAAGGCCAAGGTGAACAGGGCTGCAGACCCCCCTTGGCGGGGAAAGGAGACTGTGGGAAAGGGCTTTTTGTACACAAATAGTTTGCTGTCAGCTCTCCGTGTGCGctgggttggttgtttttttaaaccccaTGTGTGTGCACTGGGCTGCCATTACCTCTGAAGCGAATGCCATCCCCAGAACTTGACTTGGCTTCCCTTAATCCTCTGAAACTACGGCAGCTGACACGGCGTGGAGGAGGGTGGTAGGGTGCTggagccctgtgctgcagaggtcACTGCATTAGCACCAGGGCACCTTCTAGCAACGCAGCAACGTCCCCAGTGTGCTGTGATCTTGCCGTCTCCACAGAGGTCAAATGTGAGGAGGAGCTTTCTGAACTCCCTGCTTTCCCACCACCcagcaaaagacaaagaaaagggaagtCTTGTGCAGCCAAGCAGAGGGGTCGGAGGGATGTACGATGTCCCCAAGTTCCCTTGGGAGTCtgttccagccagctccattTTCTGTGTCTCACAATCCCTGCAAACAAGCTCTTTCCGTGCTGCAGAGCGTTTGTCTCGGTAGGGTGAAGTTCCCCGATGGCAGCTTCATCCCAGAGGTGCGAGGTGCGCGGGGAGGTAGCTGGGCTCTGAgccggggggctgcagaggggtgAGCAGccggggcagctgctgcagcgcTCCGTGCCTGCGCTcccggcccggcgctgccggctgccagccagccaggaggTGGCGGGGGAGCCAGAGCCGAGGCCGCTCTTCCGAGTTAGATAGAGGGCAAAGCAGAAATCGCTTCTTTCAGGAGCATCTTCTCCGGCGGTTTCCCTGGCGTGCCAGCAAGACGGACGCGGTGCCCGACATCTCCTCCAGCTCGCTCGTCTGGGGAAGAGGCCGACTGGCAGGTGCGGACGCCGGTGTAGATGGCAAAAGACGGGCACAGTTCTGCTGGCTGACAATGCAAGCACAGGAGCGTGTGTGGCCCGACTGCTGTGCCCAGGGCTTTTCGCAGACAAAATGGGACCAGGCAAAAATTGTTCTCATGAGAAACTATTCTACCTCATTTATTGTACTTGTGGGGAACTGTTGGGCCGGTTACATGGTGTTTCCTATTTGTAGCAACACAATTTGATTGAATCAAACCAACTTTGCTGCAGAGTCCAGCCTCTGTCTTTTAAGCAATGCTCTTTTTTAATGCCTCGCTTGAAAACCACCAGTTGTGCCTGCATGATTCGGAGAAACTTGCTGAGTTACACGAAGCTCAGCAAAGGTCAGGCTGTGaaactgtcattaaaaatgCGTCCTAAACATAGAAGCATCACTGTGGTCACTTCTCGTTAACCTTGTACCCAAGAAGTTTTGTGTTTGCCTTGGATGTTGTAGAGTCAAGTCCTGCAGGGTTACTCTCATGGGGTTAAAGCAACCGATGGCTCTCACTCAGAATTTGAGGACACTGTCTGATGTGAGACGCTGTTAAATGCAGTTGAAACCTGTATTTACCTGTCTCGTCTTGGGGAAAAAGCCTTGATGGCAGATCTCGAGTTGATGCTCATGAATGCTGCTGCAAGCGGGGCTGGTGGCAGGCGGGGTCATTCTTTAATTGGCCTGGGTTTGCTGTGCTGATGCCACTTGGCGTTATCTGAGTGCTTTGCAATCCTTCATGTGTTTATCTGTGTGCTGCCTGTGTGATAGGGAAACTCTGTTATCCCAGTGGGACAGCATTGCAGTTGCTGAAGTTTTACCCACAGCCGTGGCAAGATCGTAAATCTGGCTCTGTGGGAGTTGCCTTCTTGGGACAAGGAATGCTTAAAATTAGGAAAATGAGTATTGATGCTAACCCAgactaaaaaataaacagcccCCGAACCTGCATGTATCAGTAACATCCTGCGCGGGAGGAGGTGGTAGCAGCCTCCTGAAAACAGTATTGTAGTGCCGTAAGGGATGAGGCGCAGCGGAGACCCTCATGGCGGGGGTGCTTGTGAAATGCGGGGCCACTGCTGCGGGCAGGCGGACAGAGTCAGAAATTCCTGCTGGACAGAGTGGGACATGCCGGCACTGCCGTTCGCTccatggccaggctgggggcttGGTGGAACGCTGCGCTGTTGCTGCTCACCGCCACCACCCCCACACACGGCACGGGGACGGCTGGCAGGTTTGGAAAGCTTCTCGAAGGCAAACTGGTGCGGTTCCGCAAGCACCAGTGTCCTGCTGCCACCCGTCCCAAGGACATGCATGGGCACCGTGCCTGGCCCTCGGAGCACACCGTGCCCTGGCCACGTCACCACGTCTCacagctgggactgttcaggATCCCCAGAGTAACCCCTGCCATTATTTGTAACTGTAGGATTATTTCATTCTAGATTACTCTTGTAGTTTTAGAATGACCGTCATCTTACATTCCAATTCTAAAATTATTGTCTTATGTTCTTGTAATTCTAGGATTATGTATTATTCTTGTAGCTTGATTTTATTATGTGTTATTTTTGGAATTGTTGCATTGTTTTATTATGTATTATTCTTGCAATTTGAACATGATTTTATTACGCATTGTTCTTGCCACTctagaattattttcttgtattcaTGCAATTCTGGAGTGATTTTTGAATGTATTAGTCTGGCAATTCTAGAAATTTAGTACTCTTGCCATTCtggaattttcttcttataCATTAATCTTGCAAATCTCGACTAAATTTATCCTTGCAGTTCTAGAATTAATGCGTCTTAttcttcttgtgtttcaggAAGGAATGTCTTGTCTCGCTTTGTCAAGCCTGGcatggtttttctttccttcttgcagCTCTAGGGTGAGTCTCTCACGCGTTGCTCGGGCACATCTGGGCCGGTTTCACCGCTCGCTCCCAGCGGGGCAGCTCCACACCCGGCTCCCGCAGCGACTTTCTCTCGCCCCCGCACCCTCAGGGGCTGGGGGCCCGGCCCGGAGGTGCCGCCGAGACCCCAGCCCCGCTTCGCGCTCCCGCTCGGTCCCGCAATTACCGGCGGCCAATGGCAGCGCGGCGCGGCCGAGCGCCCGGGGCAGCAgccgcccccgggccggcccGATGTGGGGGGCGGGAGCGGCTGCGCGGCCCCCAGCCGGCGGAAGCGGCGGGGAGTGACGGCGCTGGCGGCCAATaggagcgcggcggcgggggggccgtTGGCCTATGGCGTGCGGCGACGTGtgcgggagggggcggcggcggcgcgcgcgCGCTGCctgcgggagcggcggcggcggcggcggcgggagggtggcggggagcggcggccgccgccgccgggaaGGATGCGGCTGCGGATCTACAAGCGGAAGGTGTTGCTGCTGGCGCTGGCGCTGGCGGTCTGCGCGCTGGCGCTGtggggcagcggcggcggcggcgggcggaggcggcagcagcagcagcagcaacagcagcagcaccagcagcagcagcagcagcagcggggcgGTACCGGTACCACCGGGGAAGCACCGCGGGTCAGcgagccgccgccgcgccggcccgGTGCTGCTAACGCCTCGGCTGCGTCTGCAGCGCCGCCGGTGCTGGCCGAGAACGGGACGCTGAGCTACCGCTCCCTCGTTTACCGGCTGAACTTCGACCAGCCGGTGCGGAACGCCGGGCGCTTCCCGGcgcgggccgccgccgccgacgtggtgctggtggtgcaggTGCACGATCGAGCCGAGCAcctgcggctgctgctggagtcgctgcggcgggcggcgggagtGGAGAAcgtgctgctggtgctgagccacGACCTGTGGGCCGAGGAGCTGAACCGGCTGGCGGCACGCGTGGACTTCTGCCCCGTCCTGCAGGTCTTCTTCCCCTTCAGCATCCAGCTCTACCCCCGCGAGTTCCCCGGCCACGACCCCCGCGATTGCCCCCGCGACGTGGGCAAGGCGGCGGCCCTGCGCCTGGGCTGCATCAACGCCGAGTACCCCGACTCCTTCGGGCACTACCGCGAAGCCCGCTTCTCCCAGACCAAGCACCACTGGTGGTGGAAGCTGCACTTCGTCTGGGAGCGGGTGCGGGCGCTGCGGGAGCACACCGGGCCTGTCCTCTTCTTGGAGGAGGACCACTACCTGGCACCCGACTTCTACCACGTCCTCAAGAAGCTCTGGGCCCTACGCGAGCGGGAGTGCCCCGAGTGCCAGATCGTTTCCCTGGGTACCTACAGCCCCATCCGCGGCAGCTTCGCCGGCCGTGCCGACAAAGTGGAGATGAAGACGTGGAAGTCCACCGAGCACAACATGGGCATGGCCTTCGGTAGAGACACCTACCAGAAGCTCATCGAGTGCACGGACGCCTTCTGCACCTATGACGACTACAACTGGGACTGGACTCTGCAGCACTTGACTGTCTCATGTCTTCCAAAGTTCTGGAAGGTGCTGGTTCCCGAAATCCCCAGGATTTTTCACACGGGGGACTGCGGCATG includes these proteins:
- the MGAT2 gene encoding alpha-1,6-mannosyl-glycoprotein 2-beta-N-acetylglucosaminyltransferase, with the translated sequence MRLRIYKRKVLLLALALAVCALALWGSGGGGGRRRQQQQQQQQQHQQQQQQQRGGTGTTGEAPRVSEPPPRRPGAANASAASAAPPVLAENGTLSYRSLVYRLNFDQPVRNAGRFPARAAAADVVLVVQVHDRAEHLRLLLESLRRAAGVENVLLVLSHDLWAEELNRLAARVDFCPVLQVFFPFSIQLYPREFPGHDPRDCPRDVGKAAALRLGCINAEYPDSFGHYREARFSQTKHHWWWKLHFVWERVRALREHTGPVLFLEEDHYLAPDFYHVLKKLWALRERECPECQIVSLGTYSPIRGSFAGRADKVEMKTWKSTEHNMGMAFGRDTYQKLIECTDAFCTYDDYNWDWTLQHLTVSCLPKFWKVLVPEIPRIFHTGDCGMHHKKSCRPSTQSAKIDSLLNSNQQYLFPETMSVSKRYSMAPLSPHVKNGGWGDIRDHELCKSYRRLQ